From the genome of Candidatus Hydrogenedentota bacterium:
GCCGGATTGTGTGGGACGACTTGCGGTGTGCCGAATTTCTGCAAAGCCTGCCGGAAGTGGACCCCGAACGCATCGGTTGCGCGGGCCTGTCCGTCGGTTCGCATCGCGCATGGAGCCTCAACGCTCTGACGGACATCGTGAAAGCGGGGCTGGCGATCTGCTGGATGTGCGACACGAAGACGCTCATGCAGGACGGCAACAATCAGACCACGGGCCAGTCGGCCTTCAGCATGATCCTGCCGGGCTTGAGAAACCACCTCGACTATCCCGACGTCGCATCCATCGCCTGCCCGAAGCCGATGCTCTTCTACAACGGGGAAAAGGATGGATTGTTTCCCGTGTCCGGCGTCGAGGCGTGCCACGAGAAACTGCGGGACGTTTGGCGCGCACAAGGCGCCGAAGGCAAACTCGAAACGCGCCTTTGGCCCGTTCCGCACGAGTTCAACGCGGACATGCAGGAGGCCGCTTTCGCGTGGCTCGATCGCTGGCTTGCCCCGTGATGTCCAATATCAATCCGGCTATTCCGAAAATACATCCGACCGCCACCCTGTTCGTGCTCGTGCGCGTAATCGTAGCCGTGATCGAAGCAGGGAGTTATGAACATCTTCGAAAAACGCATCCAAATAACCGCAAATTTATTTTTTTCCCGCCGCCCAATCCGGGATAATCAAACCGGTAGGAGGAATGGATGAAAATATCCCGACGAGTCTTTATGGGAACGGCCGTGGGTGGGATGGCGCAAGCGCTGGGCGCCGCCCCAATCCCTTCCGGGACGCGGCCGGTTCCGGTGGTGGATATCACGGATTTGTACCATCCGCCGCAGGATCCCGGCGACAATATGGACCTGATTATGGCGTATGCGTTGCCTGAAGTGGATCTCAGGGCCGTCATCCTCGACGTGACGCAACGCTACCGGCGCCCCTATGTAAATCCGTCCGATCACGCCTACGACGACCCGCACGGGCAACGCGATCCGGGCTTCATTCCCGTGGCGCAACTCAATGCGATCTTCGGCCGCAATGTGCCCTGCGCCGCGGGGCCGTTCGAGGCGATGCGGAGTCCGGACGATGAAATGCGCGACGCCCCCGCGTTTCAGCAGGCCGGGATCGAGTTGCTGTTGCGCGTGCTTCGTGAAAGCCCGGAACCGGTCGAAATCGTGTCGTTCGGATCGTTGCGTCCGCTGGCCGTGGCCTATAACCGTGCGCCGGGGCTGATGCGACGAAAAACGCGTTGCGCGCATATTGCGGCCGGAGCGATGCCCCCCGGCTTTCTCGAATGGAACGTGCTACTCGACGTGCATGCGTTTGTGCGCGTCCTTCGATCGGATTTGCCCCTTGCGATTTACCCGTGCGCGGCGGAAAAGAGCGCGTTCGACCTAGGCATGCACAACACCTATTGGCAATTGCCGGATTTGTCGTTTATCCGCCGGATGCGGGCCCCGCTCCGCAATTATCTCGTCTATGCGATTGACCGGTCGTCGCGGGTGGACTTTTTGAACGCACTCGAGGAAGAACCGTCCGAAGAGGTCATGGACCGCGTCTGCAACCGGCCGCACAATGTCTGGGAAACCGTGACGTGGATGGCCGTCGCGAACCGGAAACTCGTGCGGCGCGCAGATGGGCATTGCGCCCTCATCCCCGCTGCACAGGCCATGCCCGGCGACACAATCCTGCCGTGCGACCTGATTCCCTGCGGAGTGGCGGTGCGCGACGACGGCCAATTTGACGTCACGCTCGATAAAACGGCGAAACGTTGCCGCCTATTCCGCCGGGACAATCCCGAAGAGAACCAGCAGGCCCTTCGGGAGGCCATGCCCGCGCTTTATACCTCTTTTTGACCCAAACCCCGTGTTCGGCCGGCATGATCGGGCGGTCTTACTTCCTGTGGCGGGCAAAGAAAATTTTTTCAAAAGCGCAACCGGTAGGACCACTCTGGGGTCAAATAGGTGTAAAATATATGGCGGTTTGCATTTCCGCCACGGGAAAGTCGAAAAAGAAGACCGGTTCCGGTGTCCAGGGCCGGATGGAGGCGTCCCATGCGAAATCGAGGGTTTACGCTGATCGAATTGCTGGTGGTCATTGCGATTATCGCGATACTGGCTGCGATCCTGCTGCCGGCGCTGGCGCGCGCGCGCGAATCCGCGCGCCGTTCAAGTTGTCAGAACAACCTCAAGCAGTTTGGCGTCATCTTCAAGATGTATGCGGGAGAAGCCCCGGCCGCCAAATTCCCGCCGCTTCAGTTCGACGTGGTTTCGATCATCCCGCGTCCCCGCGTGGATATCGCTGCCGGTCCCATGGTGGACGCCATTTTCCCCGAATATCTGACGGATCCCGCCATTGCGGTATGCCCTTCCGATCCGAACAGCAAGGTCGAGGATCTGACCGCTCGGGATCCTGAAACGGGGTTGGTGGGCCTTGCCGAAGATCACGAATTGATTGGCGAAAGTTACGTCTACCTCGGCTATCTGTTTGACCGTTGCGGCGACGACGATCCACAGACCACCATCGGCGACGTCGTTTCCTATCTGCCTCGGTTGAATGAACACATTCAGGTGGACAATCCCGACCGAAGCGGGCCGTCGCAATTTATCGCGACCCTCGAAGGGTTGGCCATGGCGGCCTTGGACAAAATTGATATGGGAAGTCTTGCGGACATTACCGATTTTCGCTCGCTAAGCCACCAACTGGTGGACACGGACGTCAAGGTCACAGCCTATACCAATGCCCTTACCGGGCAGCGGGAAAACACCGGAAATGCCGGCGGCACAATCGTTTATCGTCTTCGCGAGGGAATCGAGCGTTTCTTGATTACCGATATCAACAATCCGGCGTCCAATGCACAGGCGCAAAGTGTTCTCTTTGTCATGTTCGACACGATTTCCACGAAGGTGCAATATTTCAACCATGTTCCGGGCGGGTCGAATGTGTTGTACATGGACGGTCATGTCGAGTTTCAGCGTTACCTGCGCGGTCCGGCGCCGTGTTGCGAGGGCATGGCCCTTTTCCTGGGCACGATGCTCGACCGGGGGCGCTGAGAGGAGAATCCTCGATGAAGAGTAAACTGGCGGTTATGTCTCTGTTGATGACGCTGGCGTTGTGCGCCTGTCAGGACCAAGATGCCCAAATGGTGCTCAAGACCCTCAACGAAGATCCCCGGCTTGTCAGCCGGGAAGTCCACGTGAAAAAAGTCCGTTTTGGCGAAAAACGCAGGGAAGGGGAGCCGCGGCCCTACGAGGCCGATATTCTCAACAAGGAAGGCAAAGTCGTGGGGAAGGCGGAAGGCCGCCGTGTGGAAAACTTCGGCACCATGCGGCCCCGGATTCAATGGACGGATCCCGCGCTGGCGGACAAATCGCTCGATCCGCCCGAGCAAAACATCAACACGCGCATGAAACAGCGAATCATGGAAGCCGACGCCAACGGCGACGGGCGCGTCACGTTTGAGGAGGCCTCCGCCGCCGATTCGCATTTGTTGAAGCCCGCGTTCGACTATTTCGACCGAAACGGCGACGGAGCCGTCAGCGCCGAAGACGATTCCTACAAGGGGCCCAACCGAAACCGACGGATCTGGCGTGGCAACCGCGGCAATCGCGGCGGCGATGGAGACCGGTTGGAACGCCCGGAATAATCTACTGTCCCGCCAACCTGTTTTCCTGGCTAAACCGTTACTTGACAATAAGTTCGGCTGGGTTTCGATTCTCCTTGAGATAGGAATCGTAGGCATCAGTGCCTTTGAGATACTTGCCGAGAAAGGCTGTGGCATAGCCGTTTATAAGGGGGTACATGACGTCCATCGGCGTGTAGGTGACGGGTTCGCCGGAGGCGATGCGCTTGCCGGAACCGATGCCATCGCCGAAATCAGGCTTGAACTGGTACATTTCAGTGAACGAGAAATGGCCGGCGTTTTTGAATTCAACGAAATGGCGCGGTCCCTTCGAGTCTTCGTAATACCGGCGAATGCGGTCGTTTCCCTCAAGTCCCATGGTCTTGTCTTCCGTGGCCACCATGACCAGCGCCGGACATTCGAAATTCACCCGTTCCTTGGCGACACCGGCCATCGGGATAATTGCGCGGACGCGCGGTTCTGTGTCGGCCACCCAAGTGCTTGTATAGCCTCCGAACGAATGGCCGGCCACGGCGATGCGGCTCATATCAATCCGCTCGAGGAAACGGCTGTCGGCGCCGCCGACAAGGCGCTGGAAGGTGTCAATGAGGAACCGGATATCAATCGGGCGATCAGTTGCCGCCTGATCGCGACCGGCCTCGTTGTATGCAATCAGTTGCCCGTCCACATAGGTGCAGGCGGCGTTGCCGGTGTGATCGGGCGCGGCGACGATGTAGCCGTGGCTCGCGAGATGTTCGCAGAGAAACGCATTCTGAAAGCGCAGGCCGCCGTTTCCATGCGAAAACAAGACGAGCGGGAAAAGTCCGTCGCGGATGCGTGCATCGCGCACGGAAAAATTCTTGAACGATTCGTCCAACTTTTTCACATCCACGCCGAAGGCCGCCTGCATCAGGATAGGCAATGCGGTGTCGGTTCCCCGCAGAAAGAAATCGAGCAGCCGGTTTTTGGGCAGGTCTTTCGTCTCGTCCGTTGCGGGGTACCAGATTTCGGTCAGCAGCGACCGGTCCTTTTTCGTCAACGCATCCGTGCGGGCGTGGTCCGTGAACTGCATCGTCGTGACGCCGACAGGATAGGGCCCCGGTTTTTCAGGGTCGGATAGCGGGGGTTCCCCGGCAAGCGCGGAACATGCAATGACGGCGAGGAAAAATGCGGGAATGCCGAACCGGGTCAACATAATCAATCTCTCCCTATTACGGTTGCGCCATGTCTCATTGCCGGCATCGGTCGAGTTCGGATTCATCCGCCTCCCGGTTTCTTGCCGATGCAATAGAGATGCGTCGGGGTGCGCAAATAGATGCGGCCTTCGGACACGGCGGG
Proteins encoded in this window:
- a CDS encoding DUF1559 domain-containing protein, encoding MRNRGFTLIELLVVIAIIAILAAILLPALARARESARRSSCQNNLKQFGVIFKMYAGEAPAAKFPPLQFDVVSIIPRPRVDIAAGPMVDAIFPEYLTDPAIAVCPSDPNSKVEDLTARDPETGLVGLAEDHELIGESYVYLGYLFDRCGDDDPQTTIGDVVSYLPRLNEHIQVDNPDRSGPSQFIATLEGLAMAALDKIDMGSLADITDFRSLSHQLVDTDVKVTAYTNALTGQRENTGNAGGTIVYRLREGIERFLITDINNPASNAQAQSVLFVMFDTISTKVQYFNHVPGGSNVLYMDGHVEFQRYLRGPAPCCEGMALFLGTMLDRGR
- a CDS encoding dienelactone hydrolase family protein; translation: MLTRFGIPAFFLAVIACSALAGEPPLSDPEKPGPYPVGVTTMQFTDHARTDALTKKDRSLLTEIWYPATDETKDLPKNRLLDFFLRGTDTALPILMQAAFGVDVKKLDESFKNFSVRDARIRDGLFPLVLFSHGNGGLRFQNAFLCEHLASHGYIVAAPDHTGNAACTYVDGQLIAYNEAGRDQAATDRPIDIRFLIDTFQRLVGGADSRFLERIDMSRIAVAGHSFGGYTSTWVADTEPRVRAIIPMAGVAKERVNFECPALVMVATEDKTMGLEGNDRIRRYYEDSKGPRHFVEFKNAGHFSFTEMYQFKPDFGDGIGSGKRIASGEPVTYTPMDVMYPLINGYATAFLGKYLKGTDAYDSYLKENRNPAELIVK